Proteins encoded by one window of Halorubrum ruber:
- the pepF gene encoding oligoendopeptidase F, translated as MSSVPERSEIDAEYKWDLDGIYADDEAWESAYEEVSGRIDELAAYEGRATEDAATLLELLELREEIFRELQQVMTYARLRSAEDTRNQEYQAMSAKASSLGSEASSAVSYLEPEIQSLTESDVEAFLDDEPALAEYEHYLDDVLRKKPHTRSSEVEEVLADLSEVTDAPSEIYSMLTNADMTYGVVEDPDGKDVEITQANFTKLQTNPDREFRERVHETFYDEWEDVRNTVGTSLEKAVREHVTSAEIRDYDSARAAALDDSNVPVEVYDTLVDTVDDNLDVLHRHAELKEAALGVDQLQSHDLYMSLTGDQGPDVEYEQAREWVIEAVAPLGDAYQERLAEGLDSRWVDVYENRGKRSGAFSSGTYDTQPYIMMNYQDDIASMFTLAHELGHSMHSELAGDAQPWHDASYEIFVAEIASTVNETLLTHHLLDTVEDDELRTHVLDEYLERFRSTLFRQTMFATFEQQIHERVEAGDALTPDAFDEMYGDLKGDYYAPAELTGGIEREWQRIPHFYYDFYVYQYATGISAAAAIVERILDEGDSAAADYREMLKAGGSEYPLDVVELAGIDMASPDPIESAVGVYDGYLDEIATLLDLE; from the coding sequence CCTACGAGGAGGTGTCCGGGCGGATCGACGAGTTAGCCGCCTACGAGGGGCGCGCGACCGAGGACGCCGCCACGCTCCTCGAACTGCTCGAACTGCGCGAGGAGATCTTCCGCGAGCTCCAGCAGGTGATGACCTACGCCCGCCTGCGCAGCGCCGAGGACACGCGGAACCAAGAGTACCAGGCGATGTCCGCGAAGGCGTCGTCGCTGGGCTCCGAGGCGTCGAGCGCGGTCTCGTACCTCGAACCGGAGATCCAGTCGCTGACGGAGTCGGACGTGGAGGCCTTCCTCGACGACGAGCCCGCCCTCGCCGAGTACGAGCACTACCTCGACGACGTGCTCCGGAAGAAGCCGCACACGCGGTCGAGCGAGGTCGAGGAGGTGCTGGCGGACCTCTCGGAGGTCACCGACGCGCCGAGCGAGATCTACTCGATGCTGACGAACGCCGACATGACGTACGGCGTCGTCGAGGACCCCGACGGCAAGGACGTGGAGATCACGCAGGCGAACTTCACGAAGCTCCAGACGAACCCGGACCGCGAGTTCCGCGAGCGCGTCCACGAGACGTTCTACGACGAGTGGGAAGACGTGCGCAACACGGTCGGCACCTCCTTAGAGAAGGCCGTCCGCGAGCACGTGACGAGCGCCGAGATCCGCGACTACGACTCCGCGCGCGCCGCCGCGCTCGACGACTCGAACGTCCCGGTCGAGGTGTACGACACCCTCGTCGACACGGTCGACGACAACCTCGACGTGCTCCACCGCCACGCGGAGCTGAAGGAGGCGGCGCTCGGCGTCGACCAGCTACAGAGCCACGACCTCTACATGTCGCTGACGGGCGACCAGGGGCCGGACGTCGAGTACGAGCAGGCCCGCGAGTGGGTGATCGAGGCGGTCGCGCCGCTCGGCGACGCCTATCAGGAGCGGCTGGCCGAGGGGCTCGACTCGCGGTGGGTCGACGTGTACGAGAACCGCGGGAAGCGCTCGGGCGCGTTCTCCTCCGGCACGTACGACACCCAGCCGTACATCATGATGAACTACCAGGACGACATCGCCTCGATGTTCACCTTGGCCCACGAGCTCGGCCACTCGATGCACTCCGAGCTGGCGGGCGACGCCCAGCCGTGGCACGACGCGAGCTACGAGATCTTCGTCGCGGAGATCGCCTCCACCGTCAACGAGACGCTGCTCACCCACCACCTGCTCGACACCGTCGAGGACGACGAGCTCCGCACGCACGTGCTCGACGAGTACCTCGAACGCTTCCGTTCAACCCTCTTCCGGCAGACGATGTTCGCGACGTTCGAACAGCAGATCCACGAGCGCGTGGAGGCCGGCGACGCGCTCACGCCCGACGCGTTCGACGAGATGTACGGCGATCTGAAGGGCGACTACTACGCGCCCGCCGAGCTGACGGGCGGCATCGAGCGCGAGTGGCAGCGCATCCCCCACTTCTACTACGACTTCTACGTCTACCAGTACGCGACCGGTATCTCCGCCGCGGCCGCCATCGTCGAGCGGATCCTCGACGAGGGCGACTCCGCCGCCGCCGACTACCGCGAGATGCTGAAGGCGGGCGGCTCCGAGTACCCCCTCGACGTCGTCGAGCTCGCCGGCATCGACATGGCCTCGCCCGACCCGATCGAGTCCGCCGTCGGCGTGTACGACGGCTACCTTGACGAGATTGCGACGCTGCTCGACTTAGAGTAA